A single Meles meles chromosome 20, mMelMel3.1 paternal haplotype, whole genome shotgun sequence DNA region contains:
- the TMEM158 gene encoding transmembrane protein 158 translates to MLLPLAALLVAACPLPPARGGAADAPGLGGAPPNASVNASSAGEPAAPGLLASAAPGPPERPGPEEAAAAAPCNISVQRQMLSSLLVRWGRPRGFQCDLLLFSTNAHGRAFFAAAFHRVGPPLLIEHLGLAAGGAQQDLRLCVGCGWVRGRRPGRLRPAAAAASGAPTALPAYPAAEPPGPLWLQGEPLHFCCLDFSLEELQGEPGWRLNRKPIESTLVACFMTLVIVVWSVAALIWPVPIIAGFLPNGMEQRRTTASAAAAAAPAAVPAGTTAAAAAAAAAAAAAAAAVTSGAAAK, encoded by the coding sequence ATGCTGCTCCCGCTCGCCGCGCTGCTGGTCGCCGCCTGCCCGCTGCCGCCCGCCCGCGGCGGGGCCGCGGACGCGCCGGGCCTCGGCGGGGCGCCCCCCAACGCCTCCGTGAACGCGTCGTCCGCGGGCGAGCCCGCCGCCCCGGGGCTGCTGGCCTCGGCAGCTCCCGGGCCCCCCGAGCGCCCGGGCccggaggaggcggcggcggcggcgccgtgCAACATCAGCGTGCAGCGGCAGATGCTGAGCTCGCTGCTCGTGCGCTGGGGCCGCCCGCGGGGCTTCCAGTGCGACCTGCTGCTCTTCTCCACCAACGCGCACGGCCGCGCCTTCTTCGCCGCAGCCTTCCACCGCGTCGGGCCGCCGCTGCTCATCGAGCACCTGGGGCTGGCGGCCGGCGGCGCGCAGCAGGACCTGCGCCTCTGCGTGGGCTGCGGCTGGGTGCGCGGCCGCCGCCCGGGCCGCCTccggcccgccgccgccgccgcctccgggGCGCCCACCGCGCTGCCCGCCTACCCCGCGGCCGAGCCCCCCGGGCCGCTGTGGCTGCAGGGCGAGCCGCTGCACTTCTGCTGCCTGGACTTCAGCCTGGAGGAGCTGCAGGGTGAGCCGGGCTGGCGGCTGAACCGCAAGCCCATCGAGTCCACGCTGGTCGCCTGCTTCATGACCCTGGTCATCGTCGTGTGGAGCGTGGCCGCCCTCATCTGGCCGGTGCCCATCATCGCCGGCTTCCTGCCCAACGGCATGGAGCAGCGTCGGACCACCgccagcgccgccgccgccgccgcccccgccgccgtgCCCGCGGGgaccaccgccgccgccgctgcagctgctgccgccgccgccgccgccgccgcggccgtCACCTCGGGGGCGGCGGCCAAGTGA